Below is a genomic region from Equus caballus isolate H_3958 breed thoroughbred chromosome X, TB-T2T, whole genome shotgun sequence.
GAGAGTATTTACAATAAAAAGTTTCTTAAGAGCAGAATTTTAAGATATACATACACTATGAttacatttatgtaaaatatatatatatataatacaaattGAAAAAGCACAGAAcatggaaaaatgaaagcaattgTCTAGGGTTTAGAAGTAtagatgaatattttatttcaaaatttcctttgaTATTGTCATAGtggaattttttaatgtttttataaaaaattttaaagaggacATGCAACGGGGTCAAGTGAAGTAGAGAAGTCAAAGAGGATGAAGGTAGAGAAAAGACCATTAAACGTCTTCCTTATGAGGTCATTTGTGTTATAGGTACAGAAAAGTGTAGGAAGGAAACCAGATTCAGAGAGTTAAGGGGGTGACTCTGGTGAGGAAATGAGGTTTATGGTACTCTTTCTAGAAATGTGACAATGAAATGAATAAGATGAATAGAAGGGTAGCTAGAAGAGATAGCAGGGTCAAGGTAATAGTGGtaacactttatttttgtttagttgggttttttttttacagatgggATGAAATCAGTTATGGAAGAGACTGAAAATGATGAAGAGGGATAAacaaaggaactagaaagagGGCCACCTCTTATTCTGGgactggagggaagaaagggagaaagacaagATGGATATAGAAGTAGAGTTAACATGAATGAAGCAGAGAGAAGTTGAGGTATTAGATCTCAGTTTTGCAGGAGGCAAGGTAACTCTTAAGGGGTCATAGGGTAGGATGAAGTTGGGGCCTTGAGAAGGCagaaaagacaggaaacagtTGCCCTGGAATGTTTACTAGGAAGTCAGCAAGCTAAGAGGAATGGGGGCTTAGATGAAGTTCAAAGACGAAGTTTCAGTGGGTCAAGCCAGCCTTGTCCTCTGGCTTCATCTGCTATCTTCTCCAGTCCTAGGagacagaagaagattggcctaaGGTGAAAGTCAAGGCATTTAATTAAAGTGAGAATGTGAGAGAAGGCAGCCCTAAAGTAGCAGACCACAAAGTCTGGCCAGTTAGTCTCAATTAAGCATAAAAAAGCTAAGTGGACTTGAGAAATGGAGGAGGCTGGGTCAGTTGTGATGGAGAGAGCAGCTTTACTGGGTGGGACTGATGGGTAGGAGAGATGATAGGCAAGGAGGCTGCGATCACAGGAATACACAGGAGAGAGTGCAGATGAGGAACAGGGTATGTAACAGTCTAGGCAGTGGCCATGAGATTGGGAGACTAAGAAGAAGGTCAGTTCATTTACTCCTAACAGAAGGGGTCCTGGGTAACAGGCAGGTTCTGGATAtccagggaggaagagggagcacTTAAAAGAATGCAAAGAGGCACTTAGGGCATTGAAGTCATTTTGTTCCTGCAGACCAGTCCCAACCTTCCTCTCCAGAGAGACCCCTTAGCAGCAAATAGGCAAGTAAGAGATCAGAGACAGGTCAGCAAGGGTAGCGAGGGTAGGGCAAAAAAAACGGGAAGGCTGAAGACTCAGGAGACCAATGCGCTAGAAGGTGATTTCAGAGGGGGTGCCTAGAAGTGTAAGCCCACCCTTCTCACAAATGCCAGCTCAGAAACTCTTATTTCCCAAGGCTTGGAGGTTAGCTCCCCAAGTTCCATACTctgccgcccccaccccaccccccgccatCAACTCCCATAAGCCCATAAGCACTAAGACCACGCTGGTGGGAAGTGACTGGATGGGAGACTCTGAGGGGAGCCGTCCAGTTCCAGTTCCCTGCCCTGGCCTTGAAATCCTAAAGCTTGATCTGCAACAGCTGGTTACAGATTTATCACGTATCTAGGGCAGAAGCTAGAGAAAGGGGAGAGGCCAGTGCAGAGCCAGCTCTGGGCATCGATCCCTGTCACCACCCCAACCACTGCACAAACCTGCTCCACCCCTTCGTGCCAGAACTTACAGCCATAGACACAAGAGCTCCTCCCTCTCATTCTGAGCCATCCCCTCTTCCTTTCATTAAGTATGAGAGCTGTCAAATATGCTCTCAGCAAATATCGTAAAGGAGGTCCATCCCCATTTCTGGTCCAAAGGCTATCAGCTTGGGCCCCACCCCCTGGGGCTCCTCAGGGTCCCCCCGCCCCATGGTATGACGCAGGGCTCCCTCTCTACCTCGTGGCTATACACCAGTTCAACAGTGCCATGCCTCCAGCTGCATGTGGGGACCCTGACATGCAGGCTGTCTGGGATTGTGCCCTATTTTAGCACCTTGGTAGGCAAGGCTATCCTGTCTTTGAGGGGAAACTAGGAAGTGGGTGTGGTTGCTACATATGTCACATCCTTGGCATCTGTGATATACTGTTGCCCCCACTTCCTGACTCTGACTATCACCAGCAGATAAGCCAGGCCAATCCTGAGATTACTTCAGCTTCTCCACCCCTCCAGTTGAATGCTCTGGTCTGGAGGAACACATGCTACACAAGGATGTGCAGgaaaagggagggggaaggaggactGGGGAAGATTTCCAGGAAGGCTTATAGGATCAAGAAACAGGACAAATGGCCCCAGGAAGAGgacagaaacaaagagaaagaagtagaGGAGGAAGAGCGGCTGCTACCCACTTTGGCTAAAAAGGAGAGGCCAGCTGAAGGGTTTATGGGCATCACACATGACTTCCCTGGCTTCCTCTAACCCTCAGGGTGagggcctctctccagggcctggaaaagaggaggaagcagccaTATCATCACATGTCACTACTAGGTTCCGTCGCCTCTACCCTGCACTCACCCCCTTTTCTCTCACTTCCTGGCTTCCAGTGTTACAATGTACCTGCCCTAGGGGTAGGGCACCCTCCGTCCTAGGGGGTGGCTGTCCACCTGCAGCTGCTATCCTCAGGCAGGGACACCAGTgccagggaggaggcagccaTGGGGGGCCGGGGGCCGCCACGACTGCAGAGCTGCCAGAGCTGACGTCGATACTTGTTCCCAGTGAGCAGGTAGAGCACAGGATCCAGGCAGCTGTTGGCACTGGCCAGGGGCCGAGTCACTTTGTAGACCACGTTGACAATGTTCAGCACCTGGCAGTCAGCTTCCAACAGCCTTGCCATGTAATAAATGGTGCGGGTGATGTGGAAAGGCACAAAGCAGACAGCAAAGACAGTCAGCACCACAGCAATGGTGCGGAGAGAACGCAGACGAGAAGATGACTGGGCAGCCCCTGGCAAGGGCCGATACAGGCGCCGGGCCATGAGCCCATAGCAGACAAGAGTGACCAGGCAGGGCACGCCAAAGAGCAGCCCCATGATTGCTGAGCTGAAGTACACATAGTGGTCAAATTCCTCAGGCCGAGTGGTGTCATGGCACAGGATGGTGTCCCCCTTGGTGCTGGTTGTGACAAAGAACAGGTTGGGTACAAGGCAGCTGGCTACGACCAACCAAACTGCCAGGCAAAGAAGGCTTGCAAAGTGTGAACAGCCCCAGCGTAGTGCCTGCAGCGGGTGGCAGATGCCCAGGTAGCGGTGTACACTGATGCAGGTGAGGAACAGGACGCTGCAGTAGAGGTTCCAATAGAAGAGAAAGCGGATGAACTTGCAGAGCCCAGGGCCAAAGGGCCAGTGGTTGCGGGCTGCATAATAGTAGATGAGGGTGGGCAGCGACAGCACATAGAAAGTGTCTGACAAGGCCAGGTGGAACATGTAGGTGGCCGTTGCATCCCAGGGTCGGAGGCGAAAGAGGAAGAGCCAGAGGGTAGGGGCATTGAGGCCTAGGCCCAGCACAAAGACAACTGCGTAGCTTACAGGCAGCAGGATGAACTTGAACTCCTCATCAAACTGGCAGTCCAGCTCCACCTCACTTGTGCCAGGATCTGTGGTCAGGCCTAGGGCTGTGGGCAACGAGGACTCTGCATTGGCCATGGTCCCCCTAAAGGTGGAAAGGGCAGAAGTGAGGGTGACTGGatttccctgccctcccccaagccccttcCCAGGGCAAAAAAAGTAGAGAATGGGGAGGGCAGTGTTTGAAGGATTAGAGGAGCTGAGAGGAGTGCATTCAGGTGCAACCCAGGccagcctggcccctgcccaAGCTCTCTTGGTCCAGCCCGGGGAGTGGTGGGCAGTAGGCAGTGCTGGGGCTCAGGAGGGCAGTCAGCGGATTTGGGTTGTTCTCATTCTGCAGCTGACTCTGTCCTTCAGAGCTTGGCTAGCTGAAGGGGGTGGAGACTTACCAGGACTGTCCAATGTGGGAAGACACCCAGACCCAAATTATCTCCTAGCTCATCACAACAGCTGTGTCCCTGTGAATAGGGCATCTCTCCACATGGTGACTTCATCTCTCCTCTCACCCTCATCCCTGTGTCTCCATACTACAGTTACCTCTGACATCTTCCCCCAGCCTGGTCTAGCCCAGGAAACCCATCGCCACCCATACCTAAGAAACTTGGCACGTCTCCTACCTGGTCCCCTTGAAGCTGAGCCCAGCTGACTGTCACCCTTCCCTTTGGCAGCCAAAGGGCATATCCAAGGGGGCGGGGTTAGGGGTGGGGCCTATCCCTCCTCCTGTCCTGGGAGATTGTCAGAGCTAGAAAGGCTCATTGAGATCTTCTAGTCCAACCCACTCACTGTACAGATTGCGAAACTGTGGCCCAGCGAGATTACTATTTAACAGCTTCTAAATGACTGTAGGAGGGAATATACAAGGAAATGTCtgagtttacagatgaagagccAGGCCACTGGAGATAACTAAAACTATAGGAAGTTTGTACAAATCTGTGCAAGTGTGCAGAAGCGTGGGAAATGAATACTAACATGGGCAAGTGCAAGATAACATattgaaaaattttagaaaatctgaACTACTGATGTAAATCTTAACTCCATGTGCATATAATTATAACAAATGCTTATACAGCACTATGTGCAAGGCatagttctaagtgctttatacttATTAACGGCCCCACAGGCTCTCTATGAAGAAGATATTGTCCCTACTTTgttgatgagaaaactaaggcacagagagtttaagtagtTTGCTAATTAGTGGTACGGTCAAGGTTTGAACACAGGCAGGTGTGCCTTTAAACCAGGCATCCATGTCCTAATTGCCATGCTTAGCTGCCTTTCTAAGCCCCTGGCCATAGTCCAGGAAggataaagaaatatttcctgagagcctactatgtgcttTATCAAGTTCAAGGCACTGATAGTTCActagtagtgaacaaaacagacaaaaatccctacTCTGCTGGAGCTTGCATACTAGTGGGagggaaaagataataaaattaacaagtaaaatatacagatTGTGATCGTtgttatagagaaaaataaaggaggaagggGGAATAGAGAAGGAAGGACAAGGGGAATAAAGAAGGGTGCTGTTTTAAATATTAGGGGGACTGTTGAATAAAGACCAGGTGGTTGTGAGGAAGAGGAAACATAGAGAGTTTGGTGGGGACCAGATCATCAAGGTCCTTGGAAGCCATTGTGAGGACTCCTTGGCTTTTACTTTCAATGAATGGGAAACCATTGGGAGTTTACAAGAAAGTGTCAGAATCTGATTTACATTTGAGAAGGATCACTGCCTAGCTTTACGTTGAGAACAGACTGCAGGGCTTGGGGTGTGGGAGGAAGACCAGTTTGGAGGCTACTGCCAATAGAGATGATGGTAGCTTAGACCAAGGTGGTGGAAGTGGTGAGAAGTTGTGAGATTCTGGCTAGATTGTGAAAGTGGAGACAAGATTTACCGATGTggggtatgagagaaagagaggtgtCAACAATGACTCCAAGACttctggcctgagcaactggaaaaaTGGACTTACTGTTGACAGAGATGGGGAAGGCTGCgagaggagcaggtttggggaaaGACTGAGAGTTCGTTTTTCATCCTGTCAAATTTAACATGCCTATTACACACACAAGAGGAGATGGCGAGGAGGCAGTTCACTCCTCCCCAAGGATGCTAGCCAGCATGCTTCCCTTACAGATTCCACCCCTTCCTACACACTACCGCTCATCCCTCTCTATTACTCCAGGAGCCCCTGTCTGAGTACAGCAGAGAAAATGCAGAGAGCAAGCCTACATGTTCGAGAGCTGAATGCCGGGGAACGCCAAATTGTCAGGAGCTCTGGGCCTGGGACTCCTGGGGCTAACTAAGGCTCCGTGATCATGAGGTCTTAGGCACAGGAGGTAAGCTCTGGGCCTGGAGGACTCGAAGCATGAGGTGAGTGGTGCTCtcggggaggaggagcaggctggagCAGAATCCACTCTGAAGGGAGCTGGGAAGCAATGGGAACTTTGAACCTGACCTTCAGGTCCTGAAAATGTTGCCCAGTTGGATCCTGAgagtgagaggaggagggaggcctTCAAAGGAGGCTCTAGAATGGAGATCCTTCCTCTGTGGCAGGGTGAGGGGCACACAGAAGATAGGCATGGAGGAAGCAGTCGTAGCCTGAGTCCTAGACAGCTGACTGCTGTGATATTACATAGAAGGTCCAGGTGTTTGGAGCCAGGCAGACTTGAATTCAAATCCTTATTCTCCCACGTATTAGTTGTGCGACCCTGGACACCTCTTTGTAACTTAGTTTTCTCACcagtgaaatggggataataataccatCTTTAGGGTTTCCTGAATATTGAACTGGTTAGTAGGTGTGAAAACACTTTGTAAACCATATGATGTTGCTAATCTACAAGGTATTTTGTACTATCACGTTGGTTCCAGGGATGAAGCTGGCCTCTTCAGAGGAGGACAAGCATGATTTGAGGCTTAGCATACACCCACGGGGACATTCCATCCATACACTAGAGATGCCCCAGTCTGAGCCAGCTTCCTGCTCCTACTGCTTCAAACTGGCTTAGCTCTGCTAGGTTTCTGCTGGTCCCCGgacactgctgctgccaccactggCCCCCAGCGGCTACTTCAGGAAAAGACCTCGCCCAACATTCCTCAACCCGACTACTAACGCCCCCACGGGCCAAAAGGAATGATTTGTGCCTTATGAAACGCTGCAGACCAGACTCACTCTCTTCTACGAAACTcttccccactttcatttctgggACTTTGCATTACTCTGGTTCTCCTATTCCTCTGGATGTCCCCTCTGACTCTTTCCCTGGCTCCTTCCACCAAACGTGACCCTTCCCCAGGGCTTAATCCTAgagcctcttttcctctctcctttcctcccctcccctcttctctccttccctctccccaatCTCCCCCTTTTCCCGGACTCCACCATTTCTCTTACTCTCTCTCAACATCTTTCATGATTTAACTTAGAAGTTATGAATAATTATAATGACCAATGAGACTCTAGCATACAGGTCTCTCGCTAATcaaaatttctctctcacagtCTTATCACAATTGATTTCTACTGAGATTATGGCACATATCACAAACTGCCTAGAATTCtactcatttgtatttctgtccATCTCCTCCTGATCTTCCCACCCCTACAGCAGACCCAGCGCTCCTTGAGGACAGGCACCTGGCTTAACCTCTTTCCCACAGTCTTCCAGGTAAAGTTATGATTACATATGTTGCAGgtacttttttttccaaattgtatGTCTCGTTGTCCAAAAAATTGCCTTTCAATTCAGAGTTAAGAAAACAGAtaccttgcacatagtaggtgtgcaatacatgtttgttgagtgaatgaatgattcagTTATAgtttgttgaattgaataatTCCCACATCTATAATCTAAGCCCTGCATATATTGTTTGCTGTAGGACATATCCACTTGGGTATCTCATTGACATGTAGAATTTAGTATGTCAGGCAAAGTTTCTTGCCTTCTTCCCCCTGACAGAGATAAATAAGATGTATGGATACCATTGTTGCTGACACCCTTCCGTTCCCCTACTCCTTCAGTCTTTCCAGTCCTCTC
It encodes:
- the P2RY4 gene encoding P2Y purinoceptor 4, with amino-acid sequence MANAESSLPTALGLTTDPGTSEVELDCQFDEEFKFILLPVSYAVVFVLGLGLNAPTLWLFLFRLRPWDATATYMFHLALSDTFYVLSLPTLIYYYAARNHWPFGPGLCKFIRFLFYWNLYCSVLFLTCISVHRYLGICHPLQALRWGCSHFASLLCLAVWLVVASCLVPNLFFVTTSTKGDTILCHDTTRPEEFDHYVYFSSAIMGLLFGVPCLVTLVCYGLMARRLYRPLPGAAQSSSRLRSLRTIAVVLTVFAVCFVPFHITRTIYYMARLLEADCQVLNIVNVVYKVTRPLASANSCLDPVLYLLTGNKYRRQLWQLCSRGGPRPPMAASSLALVSLPEDSSCRWTATP